The genome window CTGAGATGTGGATTTTCTGCGTGCCCATCTCCGCCAGTTCGCTGATGACTTCCTTGAACCTCTCCGCGCTGACGGGCGGCTCGCGCGTCTCGCGCCAATGATTGCACATCTCACATTTCAGGTTGCAGCCGTAAAACACCTTGAACTTGACATACAGCGGCTTGAACGGGCGCGCGTTCTGGACGGCATGTTTGAGCTCTTCTTTTTCATTGGCGATGGTTTCAGGGCTGTGCATAACAGGTAGTTGGGCAATTGTATCACCCGTGATGATGGAAATAAAAAGCAACCGCCTTGATATTGCTGGCAGCTGCTGTACTGTGTGGGACTTGGCGCTTATAAACGAATTTCAAGCTGTATTGTCACATTGTCGCCCTCTTTGAGATTCTCCGCTTTTTGGGCACTCATTCGGATGGGTACAAGGTAACTGCCATCTTTGGGGAAGAGGGACGTTTTCCACTCGGTTTTGCCGACGCGCACGTGGACGGGAATCACTCCCCAACCATACGTCACCAATCCTGATACTGCTTTTATTTCCTGGCTCTGCTCTGCTGGAACGGCGACGAAGAGATAGGGAGCGGGACCGCGCCAGTGGAAAATTTTGCCTTCGAACTTGATGACCATTTTTGCAGTATATCAAACTTTACATCGATAAGACCCCATGGGATTGCGTGCCACAAGTTTCCAAATGGGTTGGCGTTTTACAGTAAAATCTACCCGCCGCATCCCCAACCTGTCATCCGACCCTTGGAACCATTCTCCCATGCGCATCAAAGCCGACCTGACCCTCCTGCTCGTCTCCATCATCTGGGGCTCCGCCTTCGTTGCCCAGCGCGTGGCGGGACAGATGGGCAGCGTCTATCAATTCAACGGGGCGCGCTACCTGCTTGCCGCGCTGGTCGTTATGCCGTTTGCGTGGCGGTCATTGCAGACGGTTAATGACGCAAGCCAGGCTGCAAGCCGGACCCACATGCCGCGCGAGCAATACACATGGATGTTCGTGGCGGGCTTCTTCCTCTTTTTGGGGAGCGCGTTCCAGCAGGCGGGCATGGTCTACACCACGGCGGGCAACGCGGGTTTCATCACAAGTTTGTACGTGGTGCTGGTACCGATTGCGTTGTTCCTGTTCTGGGGCGAAAAGCCGCATTGGATGTCCATCGTCGCGGTGGGGCTGGCAGGCACGGGCGCATTTCTCCTGTCCACGGGTGGGAAGTTTGAACTTCACCTCGGCGACGCACTCGAACTGATCGGCGCATTGTTCTGGACGTTCCACGTCATTATTCTGGGAAAATACGCATCCAAATTCGAGGCGATGTCCTTTTCGGTCGGTCAATTGATCGTGTGCGGACTGCTGAACCTCTGCGTCGGTGTGGTCGTCGAGCCGATGATGCCGTACGATCCGCAACTGATGTTTGCCATCGCCTACACGGCCCTGTTCTCGCTCGGGCTGTGTTACACACTGCAAGTCTGGGCGCAGCGGCATACGCCTCCCGCCGATGCGGCGTTGATATTGAGCCTCGAATCTGTGTTTGCGGTGCTGGCGGGTTGGCTGCTGCTGGATGAAACGCTGATCGCGATCCAGATCTTTGGCTGTGCGTTGATCTTTGTGGCGGTCATGCTCTCCCAGTTCAAGGAGTGGACATCAGGTACAATTGACCGTGACCATTTGGTTGAGGGGCACTGACCTGCAACTTTCAACCTCAAACCTTCAAACCCCGACACCCATGAGCTCTGACGAACTTGACCTTTCCTTTCATCCGCTCACACAAAAGCTGTGGCGCGATTTCGAGATTCTGTTCGGCGAGCGCGGTGCCTGCGGCGGATGCTGGTGCATGTTCTGGAAACTGCGCGGTAAGGCCTTCGATGAAAACAAAGGCGACGGGAACAGGCAGATGCAAAAGTCCATTGTGGATGCGAAGATTGCTCCAGGTTTGATCGCCTATTCCGAAGGATATCCCGTCGGCTGGGTGGCAGTCGAGCCGCGCAGTCAATATCCAAAACTGGCTCATTCGCGCGTCCTCAAACCAGTTGACGATCAGGATGTGTGGTCTGTCACCTGTTTCTTTATCGAAAAGAATCACCGCCGCCGGGGGATTGCGGTTGAATTGCTGAAAGCCGCAATAAAACATGTGAAGAAGCATGGCGGTAAAATTGTGGAAGGGTACCCGCTGGATTCAAAGACGAACCAGCCCGCCCCATTCCTGTTTACCGGCACGGCATCGGCATATGTAAAAGCAGGCTTCAAGGAAGTTGCGCGGAATGCACCGACGCGCCCCATCTTTCGGTTTGTGATCGAATAAATGACCTTCCAGCCTCCGTCCAAGTCACTTACGCCGCGCGATTATCAATTCATTGCGCTTGTCACGATCCTGTTCCTGGTCGTCTCGACGGCGCTGGTCTTTGCCAACCTTTCGCTTACGGGTGGCGGCGATTTTTACGTCCATTGGGTGGGTGCGCGCGCTTTTCTTTTTGATTCGATCGACCCGTACAGCGGGGAAGTCCCTGTGCGCGTGCAGGAATTGATGTATGAAGGCCCGGCGCAGGCGGGGGATGAGCCCTACATTCTGGATACGCCCTTTCACATTCTCCTGCTCTTTTTCCCCCTCTCGTTTCTTCCCGACCCGCAGCTTGCCCGCGCGATATTTACCTTGATCCTCGAACTGGCTTTGTTCGCGCTTGCCTACTTCAGCCTGCGCCTGACGGATTGGGAAGTGCCGCGTTTCCTATATGTTTTATTTTTTCTGTTTTGTATATTCAATTTCTACGCAGTTCAAGCCATTCTGGAGGCAAGCCCCGTTCTACTGCTGGGCTTGATCTACGCCGGCATCCTGCTTGCCCTGCGCGCCGAACAGGATGAACTCGTCGGGGCATTGATGGCGGTCTCTTTGTTCTATTGGGAGGCCGGCGCACCGTTCTTGTTTCTGGTTGCGTGGCGCATCTATAAGGAGGGACGTATACGAGTATATGCGGGTTTCGGGATGCTTTCCATTATATTGTTAGCCATATCCTTTCTCCTCTATCCAAACTGGCTCATCCCTTATTTGCGTGCCGGAATGAATAACCTGCGCGCCGACTTTGGCTTCACGATCCACGAGGCATTTTCCCAAATTTTCCCGTCACTGGGCGGGACGCTTGCCTGGATATTCATCGGCATTCTGGTGATCCTCCTCGGCTACGAGTGGAGTACCGCCCACAATGCGGAGTTCAGAAGATTTTATTGGGCATGCTGTCTCTCGCTGGCTGCGGCGCCCATGCTCGGTTTTCGCACCGAAATGGAAAATCTCGCGGTGCTGGTGATTCCGCTGGCCTTCATCTTTGCCGTCGTTCATGACCGCTGGCAGCGCATTGGAAATGGTTTGACGACCCTGCTCCTATTGGCTGCCTTCCTTGTCCCCTGGGTCATGTATTTTTTTGTCCTGCCACGCCTGGGCCAGGTGACCGATGGGATCATGTTCCTCTTCGCTCCCCTCTTCACCCTTCTGGGCTTATACTGGATGCGCTGGTGGGCGCTGCGCCCGCCTCGCACCTGGGTTGACTTGGCGCCGCGTACATAGATTTGACCATGCCATTTCGCACATACTTCGTCCTATTCATATGCGGCTTGATTCTGCCGACGATCATTGCGCAATTTCAGCCCGCCCCCGGTTACCTTGATTCAGATTATTACTTTGCAGGCGGCATCCAGCTTGTAACAGGCAAAGGTTTCACAGAGCCGTATTTGTGGAATTATCTGGATGGTACAACATCCCTGCCGCATCCCTCGCACACCTATTGGATGCCCCTCGCTTCCATCGTCTCTGCCTTGGGCATGTGGCTGACGGGCCAGGTCAATTACGCTTCAGCCAGATTGCCTTTCATCATCATCGCAGCACTGGTTGTACCTGTCACTGCCGCGCTTGCCTTCATGTTCTCCAAAAAACGGGACCTTGCGATCCTGTCCGCTTTGCTGGCGGTTTTTTCCATCTATCATGCGCCTTTTGTCGGT of Anaerolineales bacterium contains these proteins:
- a CDS encoding DMT family transporter, which produces MRIKADLTLLLVSIIWGSAFVAQRVAGQMGSVYQFNGARYLLAALVVMPFAWRSLQTVNDASQAASRTHMPREQYTWMFVAGFFLFLGSAFQQAGMVYTTAGNAGFITSLYVVLVPIALFLFWGEKPHWMSIVAVGLAGTGAFLLSTGGKFELHLGDALELIGALFWTFHVIILGKYASKFEAMSFSVGQLIVCGLLNLCVGVVVEPMMPYDPQLMFAIAYTALFSLGLCYTLQVWAQRHTPPADAALILSLESVFAVLAGWLLLDETLIAIQIFGCALIFVAVMLSQFKEWTSGTIDRDHLVEGH
- a CDS encoding GNAT family N-acetyltransferase, whose amino-acid sequence is MSSDELDLSFHPLTQKLWRDFEILFGERGACGGCWCMFWKLRGKAFDENKGDGNRQMQKSIVDAKIAPGLIAYSEGYPVGWVAVEPRSQYPKLAHSRVLKPVDDQDVWSVTCFFIEKNHRRRGIAVELLKAAIKHVKKHGGKIVEGYPLDSKTNQPAPFLFTGTASAYVKAGFKEVARNAPTRPIFRFVIE
- a CDS encoding DUF1905 domain-containing protein; the protein is MVIKFEGKIFHWRGPAPYLFVAVPAEQSQEIKAVSGLVTYGWGVIPVHVRVGKTEWKTSLFPKDGSYLVPIRMSAQKAENLKEGDNVTIQLEIRL